TTTTAATTTTTAATTTTTAATTGCTTAGGCGTACCCTATCCTGGCTTGTGATCCAAACGAGTGGCTTGCTCTAGGGCAGCTTTTTCTTTGGCTCGGCGGACATAAGGTTGTAATTGAATGCGATCGCAACCTGTTAATATAATCAGGTTTTCCAAGGTGATTCCCCGCATCAACATTTCTACGCGCCAAGTTTGTTGAGCCTGAGCGATCGCTGGCGTTTGTCCTTGGGGAGTTAGTAATCCCTCACTCCATACTTGCCAACGTGTCTCAAGCTCTGATTCTGTCATGGGTTTACCTGTTTCATTCAAAAACATGGCTGTTTGAGCATCTTTACGACTTTTCAGCCATTTAATTAAAGGATTATTAGTAAAAGAACCGTAGCGTTTGCCCAAAATCCACTGATTCACAGGCACTTGACGGACAAATCCGGGGATTGTGATTTGCAGGAAGTGCCCTTGAGTATCGTAGATTTGGTGCGATCGCTCCAAGCTAATTATTTCTGTGGCGGATAACCCAGCTCCGAATAACACATAAGCCAACGCGTGATCTCGGGTTCCCGATTTCCTGGCTTGTTGTAAAATTTCGTGAACTAAACTAGCTGGTAAATCAGCTACTTCTGTGGTGGTGAATCCTCCTTGTAAGCAGTTTATTGCTGATTCTGCTGAGGATGACATAGCTCCATGTAAAAACAACTCCACCAAATTTTCGAGAAAATCATTCCGATCCTCCCAAAGTTCGTGAAATTCGCTGGTGAACTCAATTACGGCATATCCCAAGATCATCCCATTTAGCAAACTGGCTAATTTTTCTGCTGGTAAATAAGTATTTAGGTGCCCTTGCTGGATTACAGTAGCTAAATACTGAGCTACATAATGGTTTGCCTCTGTGACTCCCCTGCCTAGTGCGCGGCGATTTTCTGCCGGGAATTGGTCGGCTTCACCTACCACAGACCTGACAAACTCTGGCACTCGTTCTAATGCGTGCAAGCTATCACTTGCATAATCTTTCAGAGCTTGGTACACATTGCCGGGAGGCGTTGCCCGCCGCACCAGCGATTCACCTAAATCCTTAAAGGCTGCCGACTCTTCCAGCACAGCTAAAAGCAGTCCATGCTTATTGCCAAAATTCCGAAATAGAGTCACTTCGTTGACTTCGGCTTTTTCAGCAATTTGGCGGGTTGTGGTAGCGCTAACTCCCTGAGCAGAAAACAACTCAAGTGCAGCTTGAATCAAGCGTTGACGAGTAGAAACGAGGTGAGACGACATAGAAAAATGCAAGTGGCACTTGCAGGGGTATCAGAGTTCTGCTAGCATAACAAATGTAAGTGATACTTGCTTTACTCAACTGTAACGAATTAGTATACAGTGCGGGTAAATCCCTTGTGGGGTGGCATCCGAGAAAAGGCAAATTGCTTCATCATCCATCAACAGGAATTTTTATGACCGCAAATTTTGGGGCGTTCGCTAAAAGCGTTGGCGAAGCCATCGCCCCTGAGAGAGGCAAATCACCTCAACTCAGTTGGACAAACGTAGTTTTTTTTACTACGTTTCATGCCTTAGCACTTATGTCTCCTTGGTTTTTCTCCTGGTCAGCATTAGGTTTGCTAGTGTTTCTCCACTGGTTATTCGGGAGCATTGGTATTTGCCTGGGATATCATAGACTACTGAGCCATAAGAGTTTCCAAGTTCCCAAGTGGTTAGAGTATGCGATCGCCCTAATTGGAGCGCTGGCTTTGCAAGGTGGGCCAATTTTTTGGGTAGGTGGACACCGCCAGCATCACGCCCACACGGAAGATATTAATTTAGACCCCTACTCTGCTCAAAGAGGGTTTTGGTGGAGTCATATATTATGGATTTTCTACCCACGCCCAGAATTTTTTGACTATGACACCTATAAAAAATATGCCCCTGATTTAGCAAGACAACCCTTTTATTGTTGGCTGGATCGCTACTTTTTGCTATTGCAAATACCCTTCGCACTACTCCTATATGGATTAGGAGGATGGCCTTTTGTGTTCTACGGAGTATTTCTCAGATGTGTCTTGCTTTGGCACTCAACCTGGTTTGTAAACTCAGCATCACACCTGTGGGGTTATCGCACGTTTGATGCTAACGATGGCGCTCGTAATCTTTGGTGGGTATCCCTCGTTACTTATGGAGAAGGATGGCACAACAACCATCATACTTATCCCCACATGGCAAAATCCGGGTTGTCTTGGTGGGAGATTGATGTTACTTGGTGGAGCATCCTAGTTTTGCAGACTTTGGGTTTAGCCAAAAAAGTTGTCTCACGTCCTCCTCAAGGTGCAACTCACGGCTAAATTGCAACTAAATAATGAATTTTTAAGCCGATTGCTTCTCGCAGTCGGCTTACTAATTTTTACCAACAGTATTTCACGGTAAAATCTAACGGTTTAAATCATCGCAATACATCAAGTGTGAAAACTGACAGTATTTTTTACCGCCTTTTTCAAGAACTCCCTGAGATATTTTTTGAATTAATTGGTAATCCACCCCAAACGGCAGAGGGTTATAAATTCTCCTCAATTGAAATCAAGCAAACAACATTCCGTATAGATGGTGTTTTTCTCCCAACACAAGGGCAAGAAAATCCGATTTATTTTGTTGAAGTCCAGTTTCAAACCGACGCAGAAATTTATTCGCGCCTAATTTCAGAAATTTGTTTATATTTACGTCAAAATAAACCTAAAAATTCTTGGCGAGGAGTAGTTATCTATCCCAATCGCAGTCTAGATATAGCAGATATCAATAATTACAGCGAATTTTTCACTAGCAATCGTGTTACTCGTATTTATCTTAACGAATTGGGCGAAACTGCATCGCTGCCAGTCGGAATTGCTACTATGAAACTAGTGGTCGATGAAGAGGAAACAGCAATTACGTCTGCTAGGCAGCTAATAGAGAGAACTCAGCAAGAAATCAACATTGAACCACAACGGCGGCAGTTACTAGAATTAATAGAGACAATTTTGGTTTATAAGTTTCCAAGAATGAGTCGAGAGGAGATTGAAGGTATGTTTGGGCTAAGTGATTTGAAACAAACACGAGTTTATCAAGAAGGAAAGCAAGAGGGTAAACAAGAAGGCAAGCAAGAGGGTAAACAAGAAGGAGCGCGTGAAGAAAAGTTTAGAATGATACCTTTGTTGTTGAGATTGGGATTGAGTTTTGAAGAAATGGCAAAAGAGTTAGGTTTGAGTTTAGAGGAGATTCAGCAAGAAATACAAAAACAGCCTCCAAGTCAGGATACCTAACCTACAATTAGCACTACTCACAGATATCCATAAATAATCCTGTTATTTCCCATTCCCATAATTTTTAATTTTTTGTATGATTTCGCTTTCCCCTATTCTCCAAGCTAGACTTTCCCAACCCCTTAAAATTGGATCGTTTGAGGTGAAAAGTCGGGTTCTCCAGTCGCCTCTATCTGGAGTGACGGATATGGTGTTTCGCCGTCTCGTGCGTCGCTATGCACCAGATTCGATGATGTATACCGAAATGGTGAATGCTACGGGATTGCATTATGTTAAGCAGTTACCCAAAATCATGGAGGTAGATCCCAACGAACGCCCAATTAGCGTTCAACTATTTGATTGTCGTCCCGATTTTTTGGCAGAAGCAGCAGTAAAGGCAGTTGCAGAAGGTGCTGATACTGTTGATATTAATATGGGTTGTCCGGTAAATAAAATCACTAAAAATGGTGGTGGTTCTTCGTTATTGCGGCAACCAGAAGTAGCAGAAGCAATTGTGCGGGAAGTGGTAAAAGCTGTTGATGTACCTGTGACAGTCAAAACCCGTATTGGCTGGAATGACAACGAAATTACTATTCTCGACTTTGCCAAGCGGATGGAAGATGCAGGGGCACAAATGATTACAGTCCACGGACGCACCCGCGCCCAAGGATACAATG
The Nostoc punctiforme PCC 73102 genome window above contains:
- a CDS encoding TetR family transcriptional regulator, encoding MSSHLVSTRQRLIQAALELFSAQGVSATTTRQIAEKAEVNEVTLFRNFGNKHGLLLAVLEESAAFKDLGESLVRRATPPGNVYQALKDYASDSLHALERVPEFVRSVVGEADQFPAENRRALGRGVTEANHYVAQYLATVIQQGHLNTYLPAEKLASLLNGMILGYAVIEFTSEFHELWEDRNDFLENLVELFLHGAMSSSAESAINCLQGGFTTTEVADLPASLVHEILQQARKSGTRDHALAYVLFGAGLSATEIISLERSHQIYDTQGHFLQITIPGFVRQVPVNQWILGKRYGSFTNNPLIKWLKSRKDAQTAMFLNETGKPMTESELETRWQVWSEGLLTPQGQTPAIAQAQQTWRVEMLMRGITLENLIILTGCDRIQLQPYVRRAKEKAALEQATRLDHKPG
- a CDS encoding acyl-CoA desaturase, whose translation is MTANFGAFAKSVGEAIAPERGKSPQLSWTNVVFFTTFHALALMSPWFFSWSALGLLVFLHWLFGSIGICLGYHRLLSHKSFQVPKWLEYAIALIGALALQGGPIFWVGGHRQHHAHTEDINLDPYSAQRGFWWSHILWIFYPRPEFFDYDTYKKYAPDLARQPFYCWLDRYFLLLQIPFALLLYGLGGWPFVFYGVFLRCVLLWHSTWFVNSASHLWGYRTFDANDGARNLWWVSLVTYGEGWHNNHHTYPHMAKSGLSWWEIDVTWWSILVLQTLGLAKKVVSRPPQGATHG
- a CDS encoding Rpn family recombination-promoting nuclease/putative transposase, which encodes MKTDSIFYRLFQELPEIFFELIGNPPQTAEGYKFSSIEIKQTTFRIDGVFLPTQGQENPIYFVEVQFQTDAEIYSRLISEICLYLRQNKPKNSWRGVVIYPNRSLDIADINNYSEFFTSNRVTRIYLNELGETASLPVGIATMKLVVDEEETAITSARQLIERTQQEINIEPQRRQLLELIETILVYKFPRMSREEIEGMFGLSDLKQTRVYQEGKQEGKQEGKQEGKQEGAREEKFRMIPLLLRLGLSFEEMAKELGLSLEEIQQEIQKQPPSQDT
- the dusB gene encoding tRNA dihydrouridine synthase DusB, which encodes MISLSPILQARLSQPLKIGSFEVKSRVLQSPLSGVTDMVFRRLVRRYAPDSMMYTEMVNATGLHYVKQLPKIMEVDPNERPISVQLFDCRPDFLAEAAVKAVAEGADTVDINMGCPVNKITKNGGGSSLLRQPEVAEAIVREVVKAVDVPVTVKTRIGWNDNEITILDFAKRMEDAGAQMITVHGRTRAQGYNGNARWEWITRVKEVLSIPVIGNGDIFSVEAAVKCLEQTGADGVMCSRGTLGYPFLVGEIDHFLKTGEILPTPTPIQRLECARDHLQALWEYKGDRGVRQARKHMTWYAKGFVGAAELRGQLSLVEKVDQGLAMIDQAIEKLTNGYELEEEAEDSLVIL